The proteins below are encoded in one region of Malaclemys terrapin pileata isolate rMalTer1 chromosome 20, rMalTer1.hap1, whole genome shotgun sequence:
- the LOC128826734 gene encoding platelet glycoprotein VI-like, with amino-acid sequence MDAGTDETSSTSCSPDVGGSAEGPLAAPIMASALTVLLLDLRYPKPSISLRPRGRVALGGAVTVQCRGRHQNMRFLLYQDGNPNVLQDAEPAGDLAEFPICDVSQRDAGSYSCYHHD; translated from the exons ATGGACGCAGGAACAGATGAGACATCGTCGACTTCCTGTAGCCCGGATGTTGGAGGAAGCGCTGAGGGGCCCCTCGCTGCCCCCATCATGGCGTCTGCTCTCACTGTCCTCCTCCTCG ACCTCAGGTACCCCAAACCCTCCATCTCCCTGCGCCCCAGAGGCAGGGTCGCCCTGGGGGGAGCTGTGACCGTCCAGTGTCGGGGTCGGCACCAGAACATGAGGTTCCTTCTGTACCAAGATGGAAACCCAAATGTGCTCCAGGACGCAGAACCTGCTGGGGACCTGGCTGAGTTTCCCATTTGCGACGTGAGCCAGAGAGATGCAGGGAGCTACAGCTGCTATCATCATGACTAA